The following coding sequences lie in one Caproicibacterium argilliputei genomic window:
- a CDS encoding lectin like domain-containing protein, producing MLPEKYSLADSKLDSPLKDQGNVPSCWAFASTAGLETNILRQTGGKQRQTYSVRHLAWFGMNLDARGNGCYLPGSSGLQAGTLNKGINAFSSWNGACIDAKFPLTDSNFIAERERQDSDIHLQNADILPAPLQSDGTLNQDAVQAIKEKIMQTSAVGVELCSAFQGNRQYLNVKRPVTHAVTIVGWDDNYNKNAFPTQAPGDGAWLIHNSWGTSFGGGGYGYVSYYDASLICYASYAADLPNQQGQYKYDNLYQYDALGLDDVSDYKPLSSPTTVANVFTAHSAESLRAVSVTSARPNSTVTVDVLLLDNGSDLGNGKLVFTQQVKLPFGGFHTVDLDKPILLSAGQRFAVRETIREPNGEYYLPVEITGLYQNGQQQELSSHFVYKEHVPAGVSFAQINGRWFDLSEVKAGDYPFETTQPGAATIKAYTVSDVRPACSVNSSIAFYKGQIKQFTVTSAAAPSVHTTNEAGGKVAPLVPWNSKTKQSTWQISGLGASGTVGTYANISGTTHHLFDAVLDNSPVESDTTADLRKHVGESYVTRLYAPRGARINFYGGTGGIIGTKLVSVSPIGGGAFYYFKTTAIKTGSVGIYATVNDSAFLLYKELINP from the coding sequence ATGCTGCCGGAAAAATACAGCCTTGCAGACAGCAAACTGGACAGTCCCCTGAAAGATCAGGGCAATGTTCCATCCTGCTGGGCATTTGCGTCCACTGCCGGATTGGAAACAAATATCCTGCGACAGACAGGCGGCAAGCAGCGGCAAACTTATTCTGTCCGACACCTCGCCTGGTTCGGGATGAACCTGGATGCACGCGGAAATGGCTGTTATCTGCCGGGTTCATCTGGCCTGCAGGCAGGAACGCTCAATAAAGGTATCAATGCCTTTTCCAGTTGGAACGGTGCCTGCATTGACGCAAAGTTTCCGCTAACAGACAGTAATTTTATCGCCGAACGGGAGCGGCAGGATTCCGACATTCATTTACAGAATGCAGACATCCTGCCCGCACCGCTGCAGTCGGACGGTACGCTGAATCAAGACGCAGTGCAGGCAATCAAAGAAAAAATCATGCAGACCAGTGCGGTCGGTGTGGAACTATGCAGTGCATTTCAAGGAAACCGCCAGTATCTCAATGTAAAACGGCCTGTTACACACGCTGTTACCATTGTCGGCTGGGATGACAATTACAACAAAAATGCATTTCCGACGCAGGCACCCGGTGATGGTGCTTGGCTCATTCACAACAGTTGGGGAACATCCTTTGGCGGCGGCGGATATGGCTATGTGTCATATTATGACGCATCCCTTATCTGCTACGCAAGTTATGCCGCGGATCTTCCGAATCAGCAGGGACAGTACAAGTACGATAATCTTTATCAGTACGACGCGCTCGGTCTGGATGATGTATCAGATTACAAACCACTAAGTTCTCCAACCACCGTCGCCAATGTTTTTACAGCCCACAGTGCAGAGTCACTGCGGGCTGTTTCTGTAACGTCTGCTCGACCGAACTCCACCGTTACGGTTGATGTTCTGCTGCTGGATAATGGCAGTGACTTGGGAAATGGCAAACTTGTTTTTACCCAGCAGGTGAAACTGCCGTTTGGCGGCTTTCATACGGTTGATTTAGACAAACCAATTCTGCTTTCTGCCGGGCAGCGGTTCGCAGTCCGCGAAACAATTCGGGAGCCGAATGGTGAGTATTATCTTCCCGTTGAGATTACAGGGCTGTACCAAAATGGACAGCAGCAGGAACTTTCGTCCCACTTCGTTTATAAAGAACACGTTCCGGCCGGTGTCAGCTTTGCACAAATCAATGGCCGGTGGTTTGACCTCAGTGAAGTAAAGGCTGGTGACTATCCATTTGAAACAACGCAGCCAGGCGCGGCCACCATTAAGGCTTACACTGTTTCGGATGTGCGCCCTGCTTGCTCCGTAAACAGCAGTATAGCGTTTTACAAAGGACAAATTAAGCAGTTTACTGTTACCAGTGCCGCCGCACCATCTGTACACACTACAAATGAAGCGGGGGGGAAAGTTGCACCCCTTGTACCGTGGAACTCAAAAACGAAGCAATCCACTTGGCAAATTAGCGGGTTAGGTGCTTCTGGCACAGTCGGCACCTATGCAAATATCAGCGGCACCACACATCATTTATTTGACGCTGTACTGGATAATTCCCCTGTCGAATCCGATACCACCGCTGACCTGCGAAAACATGTTGGGGAGTCCTATGTTACGCGGCTGTACGCGCCGCGTGGGGCGAGAATCAACTTCTACGGTGGCACAGGCGGCATAATCGGCACAAAGCTAGTTTCCGTGTCACCAATAGGTGGCGGAGCTTTTTACTATTTCAAAACAACTGCAATAAAAACCGGCAGCGTTGGCATTTACGCAACTGTAAATGACAGCGCTTTTTTACTGTACAAGGAGCTGATTAACCCATGA
- a CDS encoding NYN domain-containing protein: protein MQKAMVFIDFENFNIAITDYYNKDFTERAPRLDYNLVPSELINELPNHSELVKTFLFAPKPDDFLMQDEKRKKCYDWINGLKNQKYFTVIEGEHSARPTHGYTYDTMNIDDPRSYYVVEKGTDINLSAHLITKAFHNSFDTAVIVSGDSDYIPVLDILNTMGKTTISVGVKGQNLFKLRRHSDDIVVLDRTFFDKCLRK, encoded by the coding sequence ATGCAAAAAGCAATGGTTTTTATTGACTTTGAAAATTTTAACATTGCAATTACTGACTATTATAATAAAGATTTTACAGAACGTGCCCCTCGTTTAGATTACAACTTAGTTCCTTCGGAATTAATAAATGAACTTCCCAATCACAGCGAACTGGTAAAAACTTTTTTGTTTGCACCAAAGCCGGATGATTTTTTAATGCAGGATGAAAAAAGGAAGAAGTGCTATGACTGGATCAATGGATTGAAAAACCAGAAATATTTTACAGTGATAGAAGGAGAACATTCCGCTCGTCCCACGCATGGTTATACATATGACACTATGAATATTGATGACCCACGCAGTTATTATGTGGTAGAAAAAGGTACGGATATTAACTTGAGTGCTCATCTGATTACAAAGGCGTTTCATAATTCTTTTGATACGGCAGTAATAGTTAGCGGTGACAGCGATTATATTCCTGTATTGGATATATTAAATACAATGGGAAAAACTACTATATCTGTAGGGGTAAAGGGTCAGAATCTCTTTAAGCTTAGACGACATTCAGATGATATTGTCGTTTTAGACCGAACCTTCTTTGATAAATGTTTGCGTAAATGA
- a CDS encoding AbrB/MazE/SpoVT family DNA-binding domain-containing protein: MESTEIGGIIHVKVVGVARCLDSESRLVIPSEFRQQFNLRKNALIEIIGTSEGLLLRPMQPKE, from the coding sequence ATGGAAAGCACAGAAATTGGAGGAATCATTCACGTAAAAGTGGTTGGTGTCGCTCGATGCCTGGACAGCGAAAGTCGCTTGGTAATACCATCCGAATTTCGTCAACAGTTCAATCTTAGAAAAAATGCACTGATTGAAATTATCGGCACCAGTGAAGGGCTGCTGCTTCGACCTATGCAACCAAAGGAGTAA
- a CDS encoding SpaA isopeptide-forming pilin-related protein: MKKKIWQRVAAVSMSALIAVSSIPLSGSTAYAADNINNLTLSDVGTNIVINSDGNYYITGTTNRHTITVNDGVTATITLDGVGISSSASAPIDIGKSANVTIKLLEKNQLTVERESGNYNRLAALQISPNADVTITSYAGDNSTEGELIADASVSFAPAIGSNASSDYGNITINGGTITAIGNEGPGIGGSYYINTYYTSHTLNRGKIYINGGSVTAKSQESAAIGGTVFDYNDPGKLNEMGIGCGLIQINGGTIHATGATGIGAPYQAGGIYTSASDIINISGGNIIASGRNIGIGGNYGGYINISGGNINAATSNNNDGGRHYCAIGQVLRCDSDSLSATNKTAPISINITGGSIVAAASNYAYGIGSATGSSKLTLQNCALFSGPLADTEYNKIGSKTSGLIFDNCTFDSDGNITGGTGQTFGSPIIGTNFTIPTACTLSNPATGKVVTLSSGVTMTNNGTLKNNGTIYNYGTILNNGRINNLRNDDGTVGRIINKDNGKVQSILTLHRNDGTSTILTGTYTATSGQKYDSALPMDLTRSGWVLVGWNTAADGSGNAATADSVFDGNNTELYAQWEQVGKINAKVTDSDNGQPVSGAVIATTNESSTEIGQATTGADGTALLTLKPGIYTATVKTPATGYAASASVTGLSVEIGKTISANFTARPFKGSAAITHLDTKRNKLVAIAPISITDKNGKVVYTGSSTSTSLTVPSLRIPDAPFTVKETSALAAYRSDAAAYTANLTADGQTSSVEMHSVPMMGDITYTATDKDGKPIVGATVNLVDKDGNVVATGTTDSNGKVTFKDVFAGDYTVQLPGYENGNVAVTVKDQQNTAPAPVKAAMLIGALEITHVDAQSNKALPVAKVQLKDKSGKVVFSGAPADNGTSLTIPNLTGPASPYTLTEETPIANYHANTTQYPVSITTQGQAVKVVMKSSQYAGDVTLHITDPTTGKPAANVKVNLIDKDGNVAATGKTDKDGNVTFTNIPIGTYTYAVDDPRFKLDSDKTKPVTITDGSKQTASIPVISLGNVTLHITDPATGKPASGVTVNLIDKDGNIAATGKTDKDGNVIFSGIPAGDYTYKVDDPRFVSVTGKVTIGTGNTAGTIDIEVKHPASSPTVSTGSANITATDNSGKPLANVPVIIKDSTGKTVGTGTTDSNGKVTVPNLPDGTYTVSSSDSSVTLEGSITITNGQTSSVALKGARRVPTGNAKLLVVDTHQQPLKNFALLVLRVDSSAPSSSAISLRKSGTIANSASSGNNQVVAEVTTDANGYVTLPQLDAGQYILIAKDSTEYKVDSPLAIVPSTTVSATVTATPISTSSSKKPNASASTSNSSGTEAPAASDNNQPTETPAESSVPVSNMYAAPKTGQSGIIPVIALVLMAVCGTAGVLFRRKKNK; this comes from the coding sequence ATGAAAAAGAAAATCTGGCAGCGTGTTGCGGCGGTATCTATGTCGGCACTGATTGCTGTCAGCAGTATTCCACTGTCCGGCAGCACTGCATATGCTGCGGACAATATAAATAATCTCACACTTTCTGACGTTGGCACCAATATTGTCATTAACAGTGATGGAAACTATTATATTACCGGCACAACAAACAGGCACACTATAACGGTGAATGACGGCGTAACAGCAACAATTACACTGGATGGTGTGGGCATATCTAGCAGTGCTTCTGCACCAATAGACATCGGAAAATCTGCCAACGTTACCATAAAGCTTTTGGAAAAAAATCAGCTAACAGTTGAAAGAGAATCTGGTAACTATAATCGGCTGGCCGCTCTACAAATTTCTCCAAATGCTGATGTAACGATTACCAGTTATGCCGGTGATAATTCAACAGAAGGTGAATTGATTGCTGATGCGTCGGTAAGTTTCGCTCCAGCCATTGGAAGTAATGCATCGTCCGATTATGGCAATATCACAATTAATGGAGGAACGATTACAGCAATTGGTAATGAGGGACCCGGTATTGGAGGAAGTTATTATATAAACACATACTATACAAGCCACACATTGAATCGTGGAAAAATTTATATTAACGGAGGCAGCGTTACGGCAAAGAGTCAAGAATCAGCCGCAATTGGTGGAACTGTTTTTGATTACAATGACCCCGGAAAACTGAATGAAATGGGCATCGGCTGCGGATTGATACAGATAAATGGAGGTACAATCCATGCCACAGGGGCTACCGGAATTGGCGCACCCTATCAAGCTGGTGGAATATACACATCAGCCAGTGACATCATTAACATTTCCGGCGGCAACATAATCGCATCTGGTAGGAATATCGGAATTGGCGGAAATTATGGCGGTTACATTAACATTTCTGGCGGTAATATCAACGCAGCAACAAGTAATAATAATGATGGAGGACGACATTATTGTGCAATAGGTCAAGTCTTACGTTGTGACAGTGATTCTTTATCTGCTACAAATAAAACTGCACCAATTTCGATTAACATAACAGGTGGAAGTATTGTTGCGGCGGCCAGTAATTACGCATATGGCATTGGTTCAGCGACAGGTTCCAGTAAACTTACGTTACAAAATTGTGCTTTGTTCTCTGGGCCATTAGCAGATACGGAGTACAATAAAATTGGTTCTAAAACTTCTGGGCTTATTTTTGATAACTGCACATTTGATTCTGACGGAAACATCACCGGAGGCACTGGGCAGACTTTCGGTTCGCCAATCATCGGGACGAATTTTACAATCCCAACTGCCTGTACGCTCTCAAATCCGGCGACTGGTAAAGTTGTCACACTCTCGTCAGGCGTTACGATGACAAATAACGGAACTCTCAAAAATAACGGCACAATTTACAACTATGGCACCATCCTCAACAACGGCAGAATCAACAATCTGCGTAATGATGATGGTACGGTCGGCAGAATTATCAACAAGGACAACGGCAAAGTGCAATCTATACTAACTCTTCATCGCAATGACGGGACAAGCACTATTTTGACCGGAACTTATACGGCAACAAGTGGACAAAAATACGATTCTGCTCTCCCAATGGATCTCACTCGCTCCGGTTGGGTTCTGGTCGGATGGAATACGGCGGCAGATGGCAGTGGGAATGCGGCAACTGCTGATTCTGTGTTTGATGGAAACAATACCGAACTATACGCCCAGTGGGAGCAGGTTGGTAAAATCAATGCAAAGGTAACCGACAGTGACAACGGCCAGCCAGTTTCCGGTGCGGTCATTGCCACAACAAATGAATCCAGTACAGAAATTGGACAGGCAACAACCGGTGCAGACGGTACCGCGCTTTTGACGTTGAAACCCGGTATTTACACCGCCACGGTTAAAACACCGGCGACTGGTTATGCTGCATCGGCCTCGGTAACCGGTCTTTCCGTTGAAATTGGCAAGACCATCAGTGCAAACTTTACCGCACGTCCCTTCAAGGGTAGTGCAGCAATTACACATCTGGACACCAAACGAAACAAGTTGGTTGCCATTGCACCAATCTCCATTACTGATAAAAACGGCAAGGTTGTGTACACCGGCAGCTCTACCAGCACTTCTTTGACTGTGCCGAGTCTGCGTATTCCAGATGCACCTTTTACGGTCAAAGAAACCTCAGCACTTGCCGCCTACCGTTCTGATGCAGCAGCGTATACCGCAAATCTAACGGCTGATGGCCAGACCTCAAGCGTGGAAATGCACAGTGTTCCCATGATGGGCGATATTACATATACCGCTACTGACAAGGACGGCAAGCCCATTGTCGGTGCAACTGTTAATTTAGTTGATAAGGACGGAAATGTCGTTGCCACAGGCACCACAGATTCCAACGGCAAAGTCACTTTTAAGGATGTCTTCGCCGGCGACTACACCGTGCAGCTTCCTGGATATGAAAACGGTAATGTGGCCGTAACTGTAAAAGACCAGCAGAATACCGCCCCGGCTCCGGTGAAAGCAGCTATGTTGATTGGAGCACTGGAAATCACCCATGTTGATGCGCAGTCCAACAAAGCACTGCCGGTTGCAAAGGTACAGCTCAAAGATAAATCCGGTAAAGTAGTTTTCAGCGGCGCACCTGCAGATAACGGCACGTCCCTGACAATTCCAAACCTGACCGGCCCAGCCAGCCCTTACACACTGACCGAAGAAACACCGATTGCAAACTATCACGCAAATACAACACAGTATCCGGTTTCTATTACCACGCAGGGACAGGCAGTGAAAGTTGTCATGAAGTCCAGCCAGTATGCGGGTGATGTTACCTTGCACATCACTGACCCGACAACCGGCAAACCTGCCGCCAACGTCAAGGTGAATCTGATTGACAAGGACGGCAACGTTGCTGCCACCGGTAAGACGGATAAAGACGGCAATGTGACGTTTACCAATATCCCAATCGGCACATACACCTATGCAGTCGATGATCCGCGCTTCAAGCTGGACAGCGACAAGACCAAGCCTGTTACGATTACAGATGGCAGCAAGCAGACTGCTTCCATTCCTGTCATTTCGCTCGGTAATGTTACGCTGCACATTACCGACCCGGCTACCGGCAAGCCTGCTTCCGGTGTCACGGTCAATCTGATTGACAAGGATGGCAACATTGCCGCCACAGGAAAGACGGATAAAGACGGCAATGTGATTTTCAGCGGCATCCCTGCGGGCGATTATACCTACAAAGTAGATGACCCGCGCTTTGTTAGCGTTACCGGCAAAGTCACGATCGGCACTGGCAACACTGCCGGAACAATCGACATTGAGGTAAAACATCCCGCATCCAGCCCCACTGTGAGTACAGGTAGCGCCAACATTACCGCCACAGACAACAGCGGCAAGCCGCTTGCAAATGTGCCGGTTATCATCAAAGACAGCACCGGCAAGACCGTCGGTACTGGCACAACGGACAGTAATGGTAAAGTGACTGTGCCTAATCTGCCGGACGGCACTTACACCGTATCATCCAGCGATTCCAGTGTTACGCTGGAGGGCAGCATTACCATCACAAACGGTCAGACATCCAGCGTTGCACTGAAAGGCGCGCGTCGTGTGCCGACCGGCAACGCAAAGCTGCTGGTTGTGGATACCCATCAGCAGCCGCTGAAAAATTTCGCTTTGCTTGTGTTGCGTGTTGATTCTTCCGCCCCAAGCAGCTCTGCGATTTCGTTACGTAAATCCGGTACGATAGCTAATAGCGCCTCTTCTGGAAATAACCAGGTTGTTGCAGAAGTCACCACAGATGCAAACGGCTATGTAACTCTGCCGCAGTTGGATGCTGGCCAATATATCCTGATTGCGAAAGATTCAACGGAATATAAGGTAGACTCTCCCCTTGCAATCGTGCCAAGTACAACTGTTTCTGCAACGGTCACCGCTACACCAATTAGCACCAGCAGTTCTAAAAAGCCGAATGCCTCCGCTTCTACTTCAAACAGTAGTGGTACGGAAGCACCTGCTGCCAGCGATAATAATCAGCCAACAGAGACACCCGCGGAAAGTTCTGTACCAGTAAGTAACATGTATGCAGCACCAAAAACCGGCCAGAGCGGTATCATTCCCGTGATTGCACTTGTTCTGATGGCAGTCTGCGGCACTGCCGGTGTTCTGTTCAGGCGCAAAAAGAACAAATAA
- a CDS encoding toprim domain-containing protein, producing the protein MAVSRKTGKLYYTDEERETALRNNSALEYALAHNYNLVRLGNSYHLKEHDSMVFKPDGTWFWNSQGKKGRAIDFLMAYEGYSYTDAILELAGAQEVPAPKRQEIAQSMKDLEKPKPFILPEKAANYRRMFAYLVKSRGIDHELVSHLEKENKIYQGITYAHFDIAGYDGHGQAWYTVKERFADKFKDVPLQKITLYNRNLEGAHIVSAIPAHIVHDFVRSKQTLAYQNVVMVGYTPQKQPYYASLRAMAGKYKVDVTGSHKEYGFTINENADSNTVCVFESPIEAMSYWSMCKELHSPHVSCPMISLGGVSTSYALKQFLQDHPQIQSIITGLNMDTAENGHNVAAGQLATDRIRQEFGSKYHISVHKPNLNDWNDVLVNYRNNLAAITQQLQPARSAPVIHHTQQRGGPSL; encoded by the coding sequence ATGGCTGTCAGCCGAAAGACTGGAAAATTGTATTACACAGACGAAGAAAGGGAAACTGCACTGCGAAACAACAGTGCGCTGGAATATGCGCTTGCACATAACTATAACCTGGTTCGGCTTGGGAACTCCTATCACCTGAAAGAGCACGACAGTATGGTGTTTAAGCCTGATGGTACCTGGTTCTGGAATTCACAGGGGAAAAAAGGCCGTGCAATTGACTTTTTAATGGCATATGAAGGCTATTCCTACACAGACGCAATTTTGGAGCTTGCCGGTGCGCAGGAGGTGCCCGCACCAAAGCGTCAGGAAATTGCACAGTCAATGAAAGACCTAGAAAAGCCGAAGCCTTTTATTTTGCCGGAAAAAGCAGCAAACTACCGCCGAATGTTCGCCTATTTAGTGAAATCGCGGGGAATCGACCATGAGCTGGTCAGTCATCTGGAAAAAGAAAATAAAATCTATCAAGGCATTACATACGCTCATTTTGACATTGCAGGTTATGACGGACACGGACAAGCCTGGTACACCGTTAAGGAACGCTTTGCAGACAAGTTCAAAGATGTACCGCTACAGAAAATAACGCTGTACAACCGCAATCTGGAGGGTGCACACATTGTTTCTGCTATCCCAGCCCACATTGTGCATGATTTTGTACGTTCCAAGCAGACACTTGCTTATCAGAATGTAGTTATGGTTGGGTACACCCCGCAAAAGCAGCCTTATTATGCTTCCCTGCGCGCCATGGCCGGCAAGTATAAAGTGGACGTAACCGGTTCACACAAAGAATACGGCTTTACGATAAACGAAAACGCAGACAGTAATACTGTCTGCGTTTTTGAAAGTCCGATTGAAGCCATGAGTTATTGGTCAATGTGCAAGGAACTGCACAGTCCGCACGTCAGCTGCCCGATGATTTCCCTCGGTGGGGTCAGTACATCATATGCGCTCAAGCAATTTCTGCAAGACCACCCACAAATACAAAGCATCATCACAGGATTGAATATGGACACTGCTGAAAATGGCCACAATGTTGCAGCCGGACAGCTTGCAACCGACCGTATTCGTCAGGAATTTGGAAGCAAGTATCACATATCCGTCCACAAGCCCAACCTAAATGACTGGAACGATGTTCTGGTCAACTATCGAAATAATCTTGCTGCCATTACACAGCAGCTACAGCCCGCCCGCTCTGCACCGGTGATTCATCACACACAGCAGCGTGGCGGGCCGTCTTTATAA
- the srtB gene encoding class B sortase, translated as MKKGKRRTVLIALGLVVALCAGYLLNVFVAQPAQVQADVQELKSIKTEPVPVSSSASAAIKKEDQASSFQRIQSVNADIKGWLTVPGTNIDYPVLQSSKSDPDYYLHRSYKKQYAEAGSIYLQYDCSPETSRNTVVYGHHMLYDAMFTELTKYNYFSFWKAHQTFSYENASGKRSYEIFAVLHVSPESFSFNRTQFADDADFARFLSALQGKAIYNTGVTVTEEDKIMMLVTCSYEQRNGRTIVIGKQQT; from the coding sequence ATGAAGAAAGGCAAGCGCCGCACGGTCTTAATTGCGCTTGGGCTGGTGGTTGCCCTGTGCGCCGGGTATCTGCTCAACGTATTTGTTGCACAGCCCGCACAGGTGCAGGCTGATGTACAGGAACTGAAAAGTATCAAGACGGAACCAGTTCCGGTCAGCAGTTCCGCATCTGCAGCAATCAAAAAGGAAGACCAAGCATCATCATTCCAACGTATTCAGTCGGTGAACGCAGATATTAAAGGCTGGCTGACCGTACCCGGCACCAACATTGATTACCCGGTGCTGCAGAGCAGCAAGTCCGACCCGGATTATTACCTGCACCGCAGTTACAAAAAGCAGTACGCGGAAGCGGGCAGCATTTATCTGCAGTATGACTGCAGCCCCGAAACGTCACGGAACACCGTGGTGTATGGGCATCACATGCTGTATGACGCTATGTTCACAGAACTCACCAAATACAACTACTTTAGCTTTTGGAAAGCACATCAAACTTTTTCCTACGAAAATGCTTCCGGCAAACGCAGCTATGAGATCTTCGCGGTGCTGCACGTTTCACCGGAAAGCTTTTCTTTTAACCGGACACAGTTTGCAGACGATGCGGACTTTGCCCGGTTTTTATCTGCCCTGCAGGGCAAGGCAATCTACAACACGGGGGTGACCGTCACAGAAGAAGACAAAATCATGATGCTCGTTACCTGCTCTTATGAGCAGAGGAACGGACGAACAATCGTTATTGGCAAACAACAAACTTGA
- the istB gene encoding IS21-like element helper ATPase IstB — MYEEIELMMRQVKLGGMAKEWRSVQFESTEQYVTDLLKLEMKEREANRINRMVKTAGFRVLKTLDDFVWTPAIELPSGLTAEYMEELQFLTPKENLIFMGTVGTGKTHLATAIALKACQEGRRVRFYTAASLANILLEKNNKGTLNNYLSTLKKVELIVIDEIGFVPLHKDAAELLFQVISDCYERKSLIITSNLEFSQWNTVFGDNRLTAALVDRLIHHSHIVIFSGESYRLTQSMQRQRTH, encoded by the coding sequence ATGTATGAGGAAATTGAGCTGATGATGCGACAGGTGAAGTTGGGCGGCATGGCCAAGGAATGGCGCTCCGTCCAGTTTGAAAGTACAGAGCAATATGTGACCGACCTGCTGAAGCTGGAGATGAAAGAGCGTGAAGCCAACAGGATTAACCGCATGGTGAAAACCGCCGGTTTCCGTGTTCTGAAAACGCTGGATGACTTTGTGTGGACTCCCGCCATTGAGCTGCCCAGCGGCTTGACTGCCGAGTACATGGAGGAACTGCAATTTCTTACGCCCAAGGAGAATCTCATTTTTATGGGCACTGTTGGTACCGGCAAAACACATCTTGCCACAGCCATTGCCTTGAAAGCTTGCCAGGAAGGGCGGCGTGTCCGCTTTTATACGGCGGCGTCCCTTGCCAATATCCTGCTGGAGAAAAACAACAAAGGTACGCTGAACAACTATCTCAGCACACTGAAAAAAGTGGAGCTCATTGTGATTGACGAAATTGGTTTCGTGCCGCTGCACAAGGATGCCGCCGAGCTACTGTTTCAGGTAATCTCCGACTGCTACGAGCGAAAGAGCCTCATTATTACATCCAATCTGGAGTTCTCGCAGTGGAACACTGTCTTTGGCGACAACCGCCTGACGGCAGCGCTGGTTGACCGGCTGATCCACCATTCCCACATTGTAATCTTCTCCGGCGAGAGCTACCGGCTGACCCAGTCCATGCAACGCCAGCGTACCCACTGA
- a CDS encoding helix-turn-helix domain-containing protein produces the protein MQKYYIASTAAYQVTINSMAYKVLSYLQTCADYKTRTCFPKRKTIAAKCGISVRSVVRAVNDLCAAGLLKRKFQFAFFVGDNAIRQKENLYTVIDNPQISLQEANCVETSNLKGKPKNRSKGHIEHNILYRAQSANFASLTSSELKVYNYITLRAGKGCSCFLAKKEIAAGCEISAVTVYRCIKKLVSKGLLGVQARTRNSITGDNGTASNLYTVLPFARRPKLAAAKLLFAFLLNRALCFSPISPDSVTGEGFTVVTPRTLSLKNKTLKKEPKWKTKFIESGRSWLSKILKATEKA, from the coding sequence ATGCAGAAATATTACATAGCTTCTACCGCCGCATACCAGGTAACAATCAACAGCATGGCCTACAAGGTACTGTCCTATCTGCAGACCTGTGCTGACTACAAAACACGCACCTGCTTTCCAAAGCGCAAAACGATTGCGGCCAAATGCGGAATCAGTGTTCGCAGCGTTGTCCGTGCCGTCAATGATCTATGCGCTGCTGGCTTGCTGAAGCGCAAGTTTCAATTTGCGTTCTTTGTTGGTGACAACGCTATCCGGCAAAAAGAAAACTTATATACCGTCATTGACAACCCTCAAATTAGCTTGCAGGAGGCAAATTGCGTCGAAACGAGCAATTTAAAGGGCAAGCCAAAAAACCGCTCAAAGGGCCACATAGAGCACAATATTCTATATCGGGCGCAGTCTGCCAATTTTGCTTCGCTCACTAGCAGCGAACTGAAAGTATACAACTACATAACTCTCCGTGCAGGAAAAGGCTGCAGCTGCTTTCTGGCCAAAAAAGAAATCGCTGCTGGCTGTGAAATCAGCGCAGTTACAGTTTATCGCTGCATAAAAAAGCTGGTCAGCAAGGGATTGCTAGGCGTACAGGCGCGAACGCGCAATTCCATCACCGGTGATAACGGCACTGCATCCAATCTCTACACCGTGCTTCCCTTTGCCCGTCGGCCGAAGCTTGCTGCGGCAAAGCTGCTGTTTGCATTTCTGCTGAATCGCGCCCTGTGCTTCTCCCCCATTTCACCTGATTCTGTCACCGGGGAGGGTTTCACGGTTGTCACCCCAAGAACACTTTCCCTAAAGAACAAAACTTTAAAGAAAGAACCTAAATGGAAAACAAAGTTTATTGAGAGTGGCCGCAGCTGGCTATCGAAAATTTTGAAGGCTACTGAAAAAGCATGA